The Candidatus Scalindua japonica sequence GAGACGACAAAGATTCATTCAAAAGAATGACAGATTTTGTACTGCAAAACAATATTGATGTTCTTACATTTGGCATCAATTGCCCGTTTCCCAAAACCGCACTATATGACAGGCTGGACTCCGAAAAGAGGATATTCCGCAAAAATTATCCTGAAGATTGGAAATATTATGATACGGCCCATGTAGTTCATAGACTGGTAGATATGACACTGGAGAATTTCATTGACGGTATGCAATATATGTATGACAACTTGTATGCTGGTGACAATTTGAGACTGAGATTCAGAAAGTCGCTTAATACCATAGGAAGCACGACTCATGGTAAACGTAATGCTATGTTCGGATTCAGAGTTGGTTCTGACTGGATACAGGTATTTGAGCAGGTACTGGAAAACCTTCGTAAACTTTACGATTCAGGTGATTATTACCAGGATTGGTATAAGAGCAGTGCCGTAACAGTCCCATCAGATAAGGGTGTAGCGGTCTAACTTTTTTATTTAAACTCAAAAGGCACAGAGAAAGATTTTATTTTTTCTGTGCCTTTTTTAATTCTTCAAATGTGAAAACCAATGCTTATCAATAGCCAGGTATAGCTCACTTAAAATTCATCTTTTATGATCTCGTATCTTTCTATATTATCTATCGTCGCGAGACTAGTATTACGTGTTTTTTTCTCACCTCACAATCGTAAAAAATCTATTTTTCTTCCTATAACCAGGAACTAAAGCTAACAAATAATTTGTTATAACAACAACTACTTTACATTACACACTGGCTTTTACCAATAAACTAATCGTGAGCAATTTTAAACCTTAGACCGGGACAAATTTTACTTTATTTGCCTCTTATTTATTGCAGTATATTGACAAATATTATTTTTAAGGTAGAATTTATGAAACGAAAAAAAACAATAAAAGTATAGTATAGATTTGAATTATCGAAGTATTTAGAAAAAGGAAGGTGGACAAATGTTAAATAATATTTTTAGAAAACTTATCATCCCAACGATTGCCTTGTTTGTATTTGTTGTATTAAGTTTTTTGAATAGCTCAATTAGCAAGGTACAAGCAGTAGATTATATAAAAAAACCATCAGAGACTCATCATCAGTCATTTGAACCGTATGAAAATCGAATTGTAATCCCTGATCCAAAGCCTACTGGAGTTACTGTAAGAGTTAAGGAAGTAACGACATACGAGGTTGTTGTTGACGAATCAAAAGTAGCAACAAATAATGTTACCATGGCTGACCTTGACCTTATAGAGTTGAAAGACAAGAAGGAAGTTAATTTCCACCAGGTAGACTGCTATTTCTACGCAAAGGTAAAGCAGACCCAGTCAAAATCAACAGATTATATATCCAGTACACGATGGAGAGAGGGTGAACAATTCTGGTTATCTGATGGTGGAAAGTATGTTGAGTGGGAACCGTGGTCTGAATGGTATACAGGAAATAAATGGTAATGAATATAATACCCTGATATTGAATTGTTTAAGAATGAAGAGTTTCTAATCAGTAACGAAGTATAAATAAGAATACCTGACTGTCCTGAGCAAAATGTTCAGGGCAGTTTCACTCATAATCATCACAAACTGATTACATGTATTTATTATGATAACCAGATAGTACCAAACAGTACAATTCCGAATAGAAAATAAAGCGCATAGAATATAAGTAATCAAACTTCTTATTAATGATCTTGAATTCCTTTCCGCTTTGTCTTGTACAATTCAAAGGATTCATCTTTTTTTGCAAGCTGGCTGATCTTTCTGTTTGTATACATTAGAGACATGATCCTGCTCATTCCCTTATGTGACATCAAATTAAACGATTCTAGCTTAACCTCCATATCTTCTTTTATCCACACCATCTTTTTATGCATTTCATCTTCTTCGACGACATCCGGCTCACCATTCCCCTCTATAAAAATTGCTTCAGTGTTCTTTATATCATCTGCAGCAAATTGCAGGGTATAGTCATTCCAACTACTGAGTATAATGATTTTATATAGTTTGTTTTCATAAAAAAAGAATGTGAAACGACCGCCAACCGAGTTACGAACAAGCATGGTGACATTATTGTTTACCATCGGTTCAAATTCGAATTTATCAGGAGCAGGAAATTTTTTCTGCACAGCGCTTACACTTACCCCGAATTCAAGTGGTTGGTTCACTGTTTTTGTATCGGGAGCTGCCCCATCCTCAGGCACGTATCCAAGCTCTGATTTAATGGCCTGAAGATCCTTAAACAACTCTTGATCTACAGAGGCCTTGTTATCCAAAACTACTTTCTCTGTTGTAGTAGTACAGTTCTGTATTATTACTAATGTAGAAATCAACGACAAAACGAACCAGACGTTTTTCATGTTAATCAATAATCCTATTAAGTTAGGTCGTGTTAAAGGATGAGGATTGTTAAAATGGCAATAAAGTTCTGTGATATCAAGGTACTTCTATATTATCAAAGATCTTTTGTATGACATTTTCAGCCGTCATCTCTTCCGCTTCTGCTTCATAAGTTATGATAACTCTATGTCGTAGTACGTCCATTCCTATTGATTTTACATCTTGTGGAGTGACATAGCCTCTACCTTTAAGAAAAGCATATGCCTTTGAGGCAATTGCCAGGAAAATGGTGGCTCGGGGTGATGCACCGTATTCAATAAATTCACTTAAATCGAGGTTGTATTTCTGAGGATCTCTGGTAGCAATTACCAAATCAACTATATAGTCCTTTATCTTATCATCAATGTAAATCTGGTCAACTACCGAACGCAGTCGCTTAATATCGCCAGGTTGCAGTACAGAATCCACTTTTATATTAGTATCTGTTAATGCCATTCTGTCCAGGATTTCACGTTCTTCTCCTTTGTCGGGATAATCTACATTAAGTTTTAACATGAATCTGTCAACCTGTGCTTCCGGCAAAGGATAAGTACCTTCCTGCTCAATAGGGTTTTGTGTAGCAAGCACCAGGAAAGGGTCCTCAAGTTTAAACGTCTCATCACCTATCGTTACCTGCTTTTCCTGCATAGCCTCTAAAAGAGCACTCTGCACCTTAGCGGGTGCCCTGTTTATTTCATCAGCCAGGATAATATTTGAGAAGATAGGTCCTTTTTTCGTAGTAAACTCTCCGGAACGAGGGTTGTAGATAAGTGTACCTATTAAATCTGCCGGCAGAAGATCAGGTGTAAACTGGAGTCTCTGGTACTGTACCTTAATTGCTTTTGCCAGCGTCATAACAGAGAGTGTCTTTGCTAATCCGGGAACACCTTCCAGCAGAATATGTCCATTAGCCAGGATCCCAATCAACAATCTCTCTATAAGATGCTTTTGCCCTACAATCACCTTCCCCATTTCATTGCTCAAACCGGAAAGAACACCACTCTCTTCTTTGATAACATCTGTTATATTTTTAATATCTTTAGATTCCATTTTTAGTAGTCCACTTTTGTTAAAATAATATGCAAATAAACGATTATAAAATATTTGTAAAAGGTTTGCAACATTAAGGAAATTACAAATTATATAATCTACCTTGATCTTAACCTTGTATATTTCTGATACTCATCACTACTATCTGAGAAAACAAAGCCTATAGAAACGAAATCTCCTCTCTTGATTTGATTTAACAACATTCCCAATTCCTCTAAATTAAAGATCCTATATTGTCCAATGCGAACAAGAACAAATCCAGGCTCAATACCCGCTCTTTCCGCTGGGCTATTGGACTCAACTCCTGAGATTAAAACCCCACCCTTCAGCCAGCCAAGCCTGAGACTTTCAGCAATGGAAGATTTCAATTCCTGAACATCCAGTCCAAATTTATCGCTTGCTAATTGCTCTACAGAAGGCAAAGGTATTTTCTGAAGTTTTACTTTAAGATTTTTTTTAGATTCATTTCTGCTGATCCTGAAAGTGACTATATGATCAATATCTTTCTTTAACATATTTTTGTTGAAATCAAACACCTCATTTATAGTTATTGAATCCATTTCAACAAGAACGTCACCAACTTGTATACCAGCATTTTCTGCGGGACTCTCTTCTTCAACCTTTGTTACCAAAACCCCAATCTTTCCCTCCCCTGTTTCCTCAACTTCGATCCCAAGCCAGATTTTCTTTATTTCCCTGAAACTAAAGAGTTCAGATAGTATGTCTTTTACTTCATCTACTGGAATGGCAAACCCAATACCCTGTGCCTGATTTACTATTGCAGTATTTATACCGATAAGATCACCGTTTATATTAACCAATGGACCGCCACTATTACCGGGGTTTATTAATGCATCTGTCTGAATTAATCCTTTAAATGCTCCAGCTCCATCTTCCCCCCTGATCGAAAACGTTCTGTTTTTTGCACTCAATACACCAGTCGTTACAGAATTTTCAAGTCCGAACGGATTACCCAAAGCAATTACTGTTTCTCCTATCATCAAGTCACTGGAAGTACCCATTTTGATATAATCAAGAGGAGTTGGTGATTCTATCTTCAGTATTGCCAGATCCTCGTGAAAGTCTGAACTAATTAAAGTCGCATCAAATTTTGATCCATCGGCTAGTGTTACTTTTATAACTGTCGCCCTGTTTATTACATGTTCGTTTGTAATAATATATCCATCTTCGTCTATTATAACGCCTGAACCAAGGGGCTGCTCTACACGTTTCTCTGCATGATGGCCAAAGAAATCATTGAAATACTGATCAAAAAAATCATTTCTATAACCAAAGAAGGGGTCTGCTCTTCTATCAACAAGCAGTCTTTCAGTGCTCAGGTTTGCTACAGAAGAGCCAACTTTCTCTACTGCAGCAACTATAGCATTTCTTCTGGGGAATGTTTCCTTAGCGTTGATTGTCGCAGGAAGCAATGAGATGAGTAAAAGAATTTTTACTGCGACAAACCATATAAAGGGTTTATATCCTTTTTTCACGTTTGTAAAAATCCATTATTTGATGCTAATCAAAACAGTATACAATGTTTGAAAATCTTATGAGTATATTTTACTTAATTGCCCTTACTACACTAGCTTGTATAAGATCATCAATCTTGTTTTTATCCATCAGATAGACAAAGTTTGTGTCTGATCCGGTTACAAAATAATTAGTACCGGCTTCGTTGCCCACCAGCAATGTCGCGTCAGCTCCTTCAA is a genomic window containing:
- a CDS encoding AAA family ATPase, with the translated sequence MESKDIKNITDVIKEESGVLSGLSNEMGKVIVGQKHLIERLLIGILANGHILLEGVPGLAKTLSVMTLAKAIKVQYQRLQFTPDLLPADLIGTLIYNPRSGEFTTKKGPIFSNIILADEINRAPAKVQSALLEAMQEKQVTIGDETFKLEDPFLVLATQNPIEQEGTYPLPEAQVDRFMLKLNVDYPDKGEEREILDRMALTDTNIKVDSVLQPGDIKRLRSVVDQIYIDDKIKDYIVDLVIATRDPQKYNLDLSEFIEYGASPRATIFLAIASKAYAFLKGRGYVTPQDVKSIGMDVLRHRVIITYEAEAEEMTAENVIQKIFDNIEVP
- a CDS encoding trypsin-like peptidase domain-containing protein; the protein is MKKGYKPFIWFVAVKILLLISLLPATINAKETFPRRNAIVAAVEKVGSSVANLSTERLLVDRRADPFFGYRNDFFDQYFNDFFGHHAEKRVEQPLGSGVIIDEDGYIITNEHVINRATVIKVTLADGSKFDATLISSDFHEDLAILKIESPTPLDYIKMGTSSDLMIGETVIALGNPFGLENSVTTGVLSAKNRTFSIRGEDGAGAFKGLIQTDALINPGNSGGPLVNINGDLIGINTAIVNQAQGIGFAIPVDEVKDILSELFSFREIKKIWLGIEVEETGEGKIGVLVTKVEEESPAENAGIQVGDVLVEMDSITINEVFDFNKNMLKKDIDHIVTFRISRNESKKNLKVKLQKIPLPSVEQLASDKFGLDVQELKSSIAESLRLGWLKGGVLISGVESNSPAERAGIEPGFVLVRIGQYRIFNLEELGMLLNQIKRGDFVSIGFVFSDSSDEYQKYTRLRSR